A section of the Roseomonas marmotae genome encodes:
- a CDS encoding DoxX family protein: MASFTPAGLAPHALALLRIVAALLFIEHGTQKLFGFPAPPGSGLPAMFTLYWVAGVLEAVGGVMVLLGLYTRPVAFILSGEMAFAYFMAHAPRNFYPLLNGGDAAILYCFVFLYLAAAGPGSFAINRR; the protein is encoded by the coding sequence ATGGCATCTTTCACCCCGGCCGGCCTGGCGCCACATGCCCTGGCCCTGCTGCGTATCGTCGCAGCGCTGCTCTTCATCGAGCATGGCACGCAGAAGCTCTTCGGCTTTCCCGCCCCGCCCGGAAGCGGGCTGCCGGCGATGTTCACGCTCTACTGGGTCGCCGGCGTGCTGGAGGCGGTCGGCGGCGTGATGGTACTGCTGGGCCTCTATACCCGCCCAGTCGCCTTCATCCTCTCCGGCGAGATGGCCTTCGCCTATTTCATGGCCCATGCGCCCCGCAACTTCTATCCGCTACTGAACGGCGGCGACGCGGCGATCCTGTACTGCTTCGTCTTCCTCTACCTGGCCGCCGCCGGGCCGGGCAGTTTTGCCATCAACCGGCGCTGA
- the pstA gene encoding phosphate ABC transporter permease PstA, whose amino-acid sequence MSTTMHAHPVPGRPKDPRASAALGRRRRRVDMAIRLACFAATAVGLIFLVSILGTLLVKGSSAFSLHVFTDVTRPPGSNGGLLNAIIGSLIQTFIGTAIGTPIGLLVGTYLAEYAKGSALGHAVRFVSDILLSAPSILIGLFVYQLLVVPFGGFSGWAGGVALAIIVIPIVVRTTEDMLRLLPDTLREAVIGLGAPKWKMVTLVCWRAAASGIMTGVLLAVARVAGETAPLLFTSLGNLNWSVNLSAPMSSLPLTIYAYAGSPYEDWIALAWAGALIITLGVLGLNIAARSLLRRRK is encoded by the coding sequence ATGAGCACCACCATGCACGCCCATCCCGTGCCCGGCCGGCCCAAGGACCCGCGTGCCTCGGCCGCGCTGGGCCGCCGCCGCCGCCGCGTCGACATGGCCATCCGCCTCGCCTGCTTCGCCGCCACGGCGGTCGGGCTGATCTTTCTGGTCTCCATCCTCGGCACGCTGCTGGTGAAGGGCTCCTCCGCCTTCTCCCTGCATGTCTTCACCGATGTCACGCGCCCGCCGGGCTCCAATGGCGGGCTGCTGAACGCCATCATCGGCAGCCTGATCCAGACCTTCATCGGGACCGCGATCGGCACGCCCATCGGGCTGCTGGTCGGCACCTACCTGGCGGAATACGCCAAGGGCTCGGCGCTGGGCCATGCGGTCCGCTTCGTCTCGGACATCCTGCTCTCGGCGCCCTCCATCCTCATCGGCCTCTTCGTCTATCAGCTGCTGGTGGTGCCCTTCGGCGGCTTCTCCGGCTGGGCGGGCGGCGTGGCGCTGGCCATCATCGTCATCCCCATCGTGGTCCGCACCACCGAGGACATGCTGCGCCTGCTGCCGGACACCCTGCGGGAGGCCGTGATCGGCCTGGGCGCGCCGAAGTGGAAGATGGTCACCCTGGTCTGCTGGCGCGCCGCCGCCTCGGGCATCATGACCGGCGTGTTGCTGGCGGTGGCCCGCGTGGCCGGTGAAACGGCGCCGCTGCTCTTCACCTCCCTCGGCAACCTCAACTGGTCAGTGAACCTCTCGGCGCCGATGTCCAGCCTGCCGCTGACCATCTACGCCTATGCGGGCTCCCCCTACGAGGACTGGATCGCGCTGGCCTGGGCCGGTGCGCTCATCATCACGCTCGGCGTGCTCGGGCTCAATATCGCGGCGCGCAGCCTGCTGCGCCGCCGGAAGTGA
- a CDS encoding ABC transporter permease, with protein sequence MSDSSLREAPAAVAPLPAVPAAPVPGRGDAGPRPSSRFFRLTPPPLLALLAIAWLAAVGLAPTARLLAEAAGPALATLTQDATIWQAAGRSLLVAGGAALLATAIGGAQAGLLLLREVPARRTLIFLCILPLLVPPQIMALAFIQASGPASPLLVSLGLAPPLGSQNPFYGPGGIILLLGVQGAPLVFLALAALVRRLPGEVLSAARGLGASPGRALRMAIWPLLLPGLLAGAGLAFISALGNFGIAALLGIPGRYPLLTVLIWQRLSATGPAALSEVAALSLLLAALTLPGLLAQILAGRSGGWKSGRAFDPLPATGLDRLLLLPLGLYLAAVLAWPMASLLVSALVPAMGMALTAESLTLRHFSAALAPGAHTLAALGNSLLLSGTAAIVLSLAALPVALALRHRAVRATAMATDLAYALPGACTAVAAILLVLGLPGGGVIYGTLGLILFAYLARFQTLALRPVAAAAARLDPALEEAARGLGAGLLLRLRAIHLPPLAPALAAGALLVMLLAVNEVTVSSLLHGPGTQTLGVLIFNLQDGGQSPQAAAVSCLSLLLVAGLMGLASLLGRRLPPGTLPWRP encoded by the coding sequence TTGTCGGACAGTAGCCTCCGCGAAGCCCCGGCCGCCGTCGCTCCGCTGCCGGCGGTGCCGGCGGCCCCCGTGCCCGGGCGCGGCGACGCCGGGCCACGGCCAAGCTCGCGCTTTTTCCGGCTGACCCCGCCGCCCCTGCTGGCACTGCTGGCCATCGCCTGGCTGGCGGCGGTCGGCCTGGCCCCCACAGCCCGCCTGCTGGCCGAGGCCGCCGGGCCGGCGCTCGCCACCCTGACGCAGGATGCCACTATCTGGCAGGCCGCCGGGCGTAGCCTGCTGGTGGCCGGCGGCGCGGCGCTGCTGGCCACGGCCATCGGCGGCGCCCAGGCGGGGCTGCTGCTGCTGCGGGAAGTGCCGGCGCGGCGGACGCTCATCTTCCTCTGCATCCTGCCGCTGCTGGTGCCGCCGCAGATCATGGCCCTTGCCTTCATCCAGGCCAGTGGCCCTGCCTCTCCCCTGCTGGTCTCGCTGGGGCTGGCGCCGCCGCTGGGTTCGCAGAACCCCTTCTATGGGCCGGGTGGCATCATCCTGCTGCTGGGCGTGCAGGGGGCACCTCTGGTCTTCCTGGCGCTCGCCGCCCTGGTGCGCCGCCTGCCGGGCGAGGTGCTCTCCGCCGCGCGGGGCCTGGGCGCGAGCCCAGGGCGGGCGCTCCGCATGGCCATCTGGCCGCTGCTGCTGCCCGGGCTGCTCGCCGGCGCCGGGCTCGCCTTCATCTCCGCGCTCGGCAATTTCGGCATCGCCGCGCTGCTGGGCATCCCCGGCCGCTACCCGCTGCTGACGGTGCTGATCTGGCAGCGGCTCTCGGCCACCGGGCCGGCGGCGCTGTCCGAGGTTGCTGCTCTCTCCCTGCTGCTGGCGGCGCTGACCCTGCCGGGGCTCCTGGCCCAGATCCTGGCCGGCCGCAGCGGCGGCTGGAAATCCGGCCGCGCCTTCGACCCCCTGCCCGCCACGGGCCTGGACCGGCTGCTGCTGCTGCCGCTCGGCCTCTATCTGGCGGCGGTGCTGGCCTGGCCGATGGCCTCGCTGCTGGTCTCCGCCCTGGTGCCCGCCATGGGCATGGCGCTGACGGCGGAGAGCCTGACCTTGCGACACTTCTCCGCCGCTCTGGCACCCGGCGCGCATACCCTCGCGGCGCTGGGCAATTCGCTGCTGCTCTCCGGCACGGCGGCCATCGTGCTGTCGCTGGCCGCCCTGCCGGTGGCGCTGGCGCTACGGCACCGCGCCGTGCGCGCCACAGCCATGGCGACCGATCTGGCCTATGCCCTGCCCGGCGCCTGCACGGCCGTGGCCGCCATCCTGCTGGTGCTCGGCCTGCCCGGAGGCGGGGTGATCTATGGCACGCTGGGGCTGATCCTCTTCGCCTATCTGGCACGCTTCCAGACCCTGGCGCTCCGCCCGGTGGCCGCCGCTGCCGCGCGGCTGGACCCGGCGCTGGAGGAGGCGGCGCGAGGCCTCGGCGCCGGGTTGCTGCTGCGGCTGCGGGCCATCCACCTGCCGCCCCTGGCGCCGGCCCTGGCCGCCGGCGCCCTGCTGGTGATGCTGCTGGCGGTGAACGAGGTGACGGTCAGCAGCCTGCTGCACGGGCCGGGCACGCAGACGCTCGGCGTGCTGATCTTCAACCTGCAGGATGGCGGGCAATCGCCCCAGGCCGCCGCCGTCTCCTGCCTCTCGCTGCTGCTGGTGGCCGGGCTGATGGGGCTGGCCAGCCTGCTTGGCCGCCGCCTGCCGCCGGGAACCCTGCCCTGGCGTCCATGA
- a CDS encoding enoyl-CoA hydratase/isomerase family protein, translated as MDGQDDILFETLEGGIRRVTFNRPQARNAFTFAMYERLAAFCDEVAEDRSVRAIILTGAGEKAFASGTDINQFRAFKTPEDAIQYEERIGRIVSRLEACPKPIIAAIAGACTGGGGAIAASCDIRIGASNAKFGFPIARTLGNILSMGAFSRLVALVGPSRVKEMIFTARLIEAEEAKQIGLLHEVVPEVADLPARAEALARTIAANAPLTLRATKEAIARLRPQISSEEGRDLILMCYMSQDFREGMDAFLNKRKPEWKGE; from the coding sequence GTGGACGGCCAGGACGATATTCTGTTCGAGACGCTGGAGGGCGGCATCCGCCGCGTCACCTTCAACCGCCCCCAGGCACGCAATGCCTTCACCTTCGCCATGTATGAGCGGCTGGCCGCCTTCTGCGATGAGGTGGCGGAGGACAGGTCGGTCCGCGCCATCATCCTGACGGGTGCGGGGGAGAAGGCTTTCGCCTCCGGCACCGACATCAACCAGTTCCGCGCCTTCAAGACGCCCGAGGACGCGATTCAGTATGAAGAGCGGATCGGCCGGATCGTGTCGCGGCTGGAGGCCTGCCCGAAGCCGATCATCGCCGCCATCGCCGGCGCCTGCACTGGCGGCGGTGGGGCCATCGCGGCCTCCTGCGACATCCGTATCGGCGCCTCCAACGCGAAGTTCGGCTTCCCGATCGCGCGGACGCTGGGCAACATCCTTTCCATGGGGGCCTTCTCGCGCTTGGTGGCCCTGGTCGGGCCCTCCCGCGTCAAGGAAATGATCTTCACCGCCCGGCTGATCGAGGCCGAGGAAGCGAAGCAGATCGGCCTATTGCACGAGGTGGTGCCCGAAGTGGCGGACCTGCCCGCCCGGGCCGAGGCCCTGGCCCGCACCATCGCCGCCAATGCGCCCCTGACGCTGCGCGCCACCAAGGAGGCGATCGCCCGCCTGCGGCCGCAGATCAGCTCGGAGGAAGGGCGTGACCTGATCCTGATGTGCTACATGAGCCAGGATTTCCGTGAAGGCATGGACGCCTTCCTCAACAAGCGAAAGCCGGAGTGGAAGGGCGAATAG
- a CDS encoding sensor histidine kinase, with product MQGWLERALRLSPMRGGLVLTLGMLAVTLACRAALPLMPDTLAPILYAPAAVLASCFGGIAGGLLVLLAAGIDAMRLAGRGLNPPLAMAPGLTVLLLLAATGLLLGRAGRALLARGDAQEKELALMREEVGAEMKRQELLQHELTHRVKNNFQLVGSLLRLQARKAGNDIASRILNMTVLRIQGMSALQESLYRNRDIGHVELSRYIRELCGRLGEAQIDGADIRIVVEAESIELPGEYALPLGLAISELVSNALRHAFPAGRAGVVRVILRRDGDEIILAVSDDGQGIENRDTVLNRGFGMLLVSSCAQQLEGELAVAEHPTCFEIRFPATLSH from the coding sequence TTGCAAGGCTGGCTGGAACGGGCGCTGCGGCTGTCGCCGATGCGGGGTGGGTTGGTACTGACGCTGGGCATGTTGGCAGTGACGCTGGCCTGCCGCGCCGCCCTGCCCCTCATGCCGGACACGCTGGCCCCCATACTCTATGCGCCGGCGGCGGTGCTGGCCTCCTGCTTCGGCGGCATCGCCGGTGGGCTGCTGGTGCTGTTGGCCGCCGGCATCGACGCCATGCGCCTCGCCGGCCGCGGGCTGAACCCGCCGCTGGCCATGGCGCCGGGGCTGACGGTACTGCTGCTGCTGGCCGCCACCGGCCTCCTGCTCGGCCGGGCGGGGCGGGCTCTTCTGGCGCGGGGGGATGCCCAGGAGAAGGAGCTTGCCCTGATGCGGGAGGAAGTCGGGGCCGAGATGAAGCGCCAGGAGCTGCTGCAGCATGAGCTGACGCACCGGGTGAAGAACAACTTCCAGCTGGTCGGCAGCCTCCTGCGCCTCCAGGCCCGGAAGGCTGGTAACGATATCGCCAGCCGGATCCTGAACATGACGGTCTTGCGTATCCAGGGCATGTCGGCCCTGCAGGAGAGCCTCTATCGCAACCGTGATATCGGCCATGTCGAGCTCAGCCGCTACATCCGTGAGCTCTGCGGCCGGCTGGGTGAGGCGCAGATCGACGGCGCCGATATCCGCATCGTCGTGGAAGCCGAGAGCATCGAGCTTCCCGGCGAATACGCATTGCCCCTGGGGCTGGCGATCTCCGAACTCGTCTCCAACGCCCTGCGGCATGCTTTTCCGGCCGGCCGGGCGGGGGTGGTGCGCGTCATCCTGCGGCGGGATGGTGACGAAATCATCCTGGCCGTCAGCGATGACGGCCAGGGCATCGAGAACCGGGATACGGTGCTGAACCGCGGCTTCGGCATGTTGCTGGTGAGCTCCTGCGCCCAGCAGCTGGAAGGGGAGCTGGCGGTCGCCGAGCACCCCACCTGTTTCGAGATCCGCTTCCCCGCCACACTCTCTCACTGA
- the pstS gene encoding phosphate ABC transporter substrate-binding protein PstS yields the protein MVSNRLLALAAGLVITISMTSSGHAQQATITGAGASFPNPLYQKWAEAAKEGTGIQLNYQSVGSGAGQSQIRNRTVDFGASDAPMTAEQLQETKLMQFPSTMGSIVAIVNIPGVESNSLRLTGELLSDIYLGKITKWNDPRLAELNPGVPLPNLAIAPVYRADGSGTTFVWVSYLSAVSPDFQKRVGVGTSVRWPTGAGARGNEGVAGTVRNVRGAIGYVEYAYAHSNNLVTTQLRNKAGQFVTPTPESFQAAAANADWSVPDFAATVVDTHGEQSWPIVTPTFILVPTDPRDATRAQNVMKFFDWAYKNGDQIAASLDYVPLPEAVENAVRAAWAERIRADGKPVWPAN from the coding sequence CTGGTGAGCAACCGCCTTCTTGCCCTGGCCGCCGGCCTTGTGATCACCATCAGCATGACTTCCTCCGGCCATGCCCAACAGGCGACTATCACTGGTGCAGGCGCCAGCTTCCCGAATCCTCTCTACCAGAAATGGGCGGAGGCGGCGAAGGAGGGGACAGGTATCCAGCTCAACTACCAGTCCGTGGGTTCGGGCGCCGGCCAGTCGCAGATCCGGAACCGCACTGTCGATTTCGGCGCCTCCGACGCGCCCATGACGGCGGAGCAGCTTCAGGAAACGAAGCTGATGCAGTTCCCCTCCACCATGGGCAGCATTGTCGCGATCGTGAACATTCCGGGGGTGGAGAGCAACAGCCTGCGCCTGACCGGCGAGCTTCTCTCGGACATCTACCTCGGCAAGATCACCAAGTGGAACGACCCGAGGCTGGCGGAGCTGAACCCCGGCGTCCCGCTGCCGAACCTGGCCATTGCCCCGGTCTACCGGGCCGACGGTTCCGGCACGACCTTCGTCTGGGTCTCCTACCTCTCGGCCGTCTCGCCCGACTTCCAGAAGCGGGTGGGCGTGGGCACCTCGGTCCGGTGGCCGACCGGCGCGGGCGCGCGCGGCAATGAGGGCGTCGCCGGCACGGTCCGCAATGTTCGCGGCGCCATCGGCTATGTCGAATACGCCTACGCGCATAGCAACAACCTCGTCACCACCCAGCTGCGTAACAAGGCCGGCCAGTTCGTGACGCCGACGCCCGAGAGCTTCCAGGCCGCCGCCGCCAATGCCGACTGGAGCGTGCCGGACTTCGCGGCCACGGTGGTCGATACCCATGGCGAACAGTCCTGGCCGATCGTCACGCCGACCTTCATCCTGGTGCCGACCGATCCAAGGGACGCCACGCGCGCCCAGAACGTGATGAAGTTCTTCGACTGGGCGTATAAGAACGGTGACCAGATCGCGGCCTCGCTGGACTATGTCCCGCTGCCGGAAGCGGTGGAGAACGCGGTGCGCGCCGCCTGGGCCGAGCGGATCAGGGCGGATGGCAAGCCGGTCTGGCCGGCGAACTGA
- the phoU gene encoding phosphate signaling complex protein PhoU: MPSEQSEHIVRSYEEQLKKLREMVARMGGLAERQVADSAYALIRRDTELAKQVIGRDGEIDQLERDIENFCVRLLALRQPMAGDLRFIIAAMKVSNAIERIGDYARNCAKRAVVISQQPQIGGFGGFQYMAQLVQQNLKEAIDSLVNQDAVAAERVWAADANVDEVYNGIFRELLTHMMEDPRNITSATHLLFVAKNYERIGDHATNIAETVYYAVRGGVLPEERPKGDTSPFAVVPPRV; the protein is encoded by the coding sequence ATGCCCAGCGAACAGTCCGAGCATATCGTGCGCTCCTATGAGGAGCAGCTGAAGAAGCTGCGGGAGATGGTGGCCCGCATGGGTGGGCTGGCCGAGCGCCAGGTGGCCGACTCCGCCTATGCGCTGATCCGCCGCGACACCGAGCTGGCGAAGCAGGTGATCGGCCGCGACGGCGAGATCGACCAGCTGGAGCGCGACATCGAGAACTTCTGCGTCCGGCTGCTGGCGCTGCGCCAGCCCATGGCGGGCGACCTGCGCTTCATCATCGCGGCCATGAAGGTCTCCAACGCCATCGAGCGGATCGGCGACTATGCCCGCAACTGCGCCAAGCGCGCCGTGGTGATCAGCCAGCAGCCGCAGATCGGCGGCTTCGGCGGCTTCCAGTATATGGCGCAGCTGGTGCAGCAGAACCTGAAGGAGGCGATCGACAGCCTGGTGAATCAGGATGCCGTCGCGGCCGAGAGGGTCTGGGCGGCCGATGCCAATGTGGACGAAGTCTATAACGGCATCTTCCGCGAGCTGCTGACGCATATGATGGAGGACCCGCGCAACATCACCTCCGCCACCCACCTGCTGTTCGTCGCGAAGAATTACGAGCGCATCGGCGACCACGCGACGAATATCGCGGAGACGGTCTACTACGCCGTGCGCGGCGGCGTGTTGCCGGAAGAAAGGCCGAAGGGCGATACCTCGCCCTTCGCCGTGGTCCCTCCGCGGGTCTGA
- the pstC gene encoding phosphate ABC transporter permease subunit PstC → MQQAATLTAAPLARGTRRSGALGDVIFAAACKGAGIFVLLLLGAIIAGLFIGGWDAFRTFGPAFITGTDWDPVQEVFGAGVSIYGTVVTAVLALVMAVPVAFGIAFYLTELAPVWLRGPVGTAVELLAAVPSIIYGMWGFFLIVPFMSMHFQPALIDTVGEWPVIGALFSGPPFGTGIFTASLILAIMVLPFIAAVMRDVFNTVPPVYKESAYGLGCTTWEVVRNVVLPYTRVSVVGGIMLGLGRALGETMAVTFVIGNANRISTSLFGPGNTIASLIALEFGEATMGSLKLSALLGLGFILFVISFIVLALSRLLLRQRVAK, encoded by the coding sequence TTGCAGCAGGCCGCAACCCTGACCGCCGCGCCACTGGCGCGCGGCACCCGCCGCTCCGGCGCGCTGGGCGATGTTATCTTCGCCGCCGCCTGCAAGGGGGCGGGCATCTTTGTCCTGCTGCTGCTCGGCGCCATCATCGCCGGGCTCTTCATCGGCGGCTGGGATGCCTTCCGGACCTTCGGGCCCGCCTTCATCACCGGCACCGACTGGGACCCCGTGCAGGAGGTCTTCGGCGCCGGCGTCTCCATCTACGGCACCGTCGTCACCGCCGTCCTGGCGCTGGTCATGGCCGTGCCCGTGGCCTTCGGCATCGCCTTCTACCTGACCGAGCTGGCGCCCGTCTGGCTGCGCGGCCCGGTGGGCACGGCGGTGGAGCTGCTGGCGGCGGTGCCCTCCATCATCTATGGCATGTGGGGCTTCTTCCTGATCGTCCCCTTCATGTCGATGCACTTCCAGCCGGCGCTGATCGACACGGTGGGCGAATGGCCCGTGATCGGCGCGCTCTTCTCCGGCCCCCCCTTCGGCACCGGCATCTTCACCGCCTCCCTGATCCTGGCGATCATGGTCCTGCCCTTCATCGCCGCCGTAATGCGCGACGTCTTCAACACCGTACCGCCGGTCTACAAGGAGAGCGCCTATGGCCTGGGCTGCACGACCTGGGAGGTCGTGCGCAACGTGGTGCTGCCCTATACCCGCGTCTCCGTGGTCGGCGGCATCATGCTGGGCCTGGGGCGCGCGCTGGGCGAGACCATGGCGGTGACCTTCGTCATCGGCAATGCCAACCGCATCTCCACCAGCCTCTTCGGCCCGGGCAATACCATTGCCTCCCTGATCGCTCTGGAGTTCGGCGAGGCGACGATGGGCAGCCTGAAGCTCTCGGCCCTGCTGGGCCTGGGCTTCATCCTCTTCGTCATCTCCTTCATCGTGCTGGCGCTCTCGCGCCTGCTGCTGCGCCAGAGGGTGGCGAAATGA
- the pstB gene encoding phosphate ABC transporter ATP-binding protein PstB — MDSTTTRPAAPTITAARPAEALAEARLQVRDLDFYYGANKALKGINLDLPARQVTGMIGPSGCGKSTLLRVLNRMYSLYPGQRATGQVLMDGQNILDESIDINALRSRIGMVFQKPTPFPMTIYENIAFGIRLHESLSKSEMDERVEWALTRAAIWGEVKDRLNTSAMGLSGGQQQRLCIARTIAVRPEVILLDEPTSALDPISTMRIEELIDELKRDFTIVIVTHNMQQAARCADQVAFFYLGELVEVAPAEQMFTAPQQQRTQDYITGRFG; from the coding sequence ATGGACAGCACCACGACCCGCCCGGCGGCACCCACCATCACCGCGGCACGGCCGGCCGAAGCACTGGCCGAGGCCCGGCTGCAGGTTCGCGACCTGGATTTCTACTACGGCGCCAACAAGGCTTTGAAGGGGATCAACCTGGACCTGCCGGCGCGCCAGGTGACGGGCATGATCGGGCCCTCCGGCTGCGGCAAATCCACCCTGCTGCGGGTGCTGAACCGGATGTACAGCCTCTATCCCGGGCAGCGCGCCACGGGGCAGGTGCTGATGGACGGGCAGAACATCCTGGACGAAAGCATCGACATCAATGCCCTGCGCTCCCGCATCGGCATGGTGTTCCAGAAGCCGACACCCTTCCCGATGACGATCTACGAGAACATCGCCTTCGGCATCCGCCTGCATGAAAGCCTCTCGAAGTCCGAGATGGATGAACGGGTGGAATGGGCGCTGACCCGCGCCGCCATCTGGGGCGAGGTGAAGGACCGGCTGAACACCTCGGCCATGGGGCTGTCGGGCGGCCAGCAGCAGCGCCTCTGCATCGCCCGCACCATTGCCGTACGGCCGGAGGTGATCCTGCTGGATGAGCCGACCTCGGCTCTGGACCCCATCAGCACGATGCGGATCGAGGAGCTGATCGACGAGTTGAAGCGTGATTTCACCATCGTCATCGTCACCCACAACATGCAGCAGGCGGCGCGCTGCGCCGACCAGGTGGCCTTCTTCTACCTGGGCGAGCTGGTGGAGGTGGCGCCGGCGGAGCAGATGTTCACCGCGCCCCAGCAGCAGCGCACCCAGGACTACATCACCGGCCGGTTTGGCTGA
- the phoB gene encoding phosphate regulon transcriptional regulator PhoB, whose translation MNPAAAGRPTILVVEDEAPLLTLLRYNLEKQGFRVEEATDGQEALLRVAEAPPDLILLDWMLPAISGLEVCRQLRRKAPTRDLPIIMVTARTEDQDAVRALDMGADDYIAKPFVMDALMARIRALLRRSAGVGARGVLAWRDIAMDQDAHRVTRAGRALHLGPTEYRLLEFFLQHPGRVFSREQLLDGVWGRDIHVEPRTVDVHIRRLRKVVNGEGELDVIRTVRSAGYALDVEPH comes from the coding sequence ATGAACCCTGCCGCGGCAGGCCGGCCAACCATCCTGGTGGTTGAGGACGAGGCCCCGCTGCTGACCCTGCTGCGCTACAACCTGGAAAAGCAGGGCTTCCGGGTCGAGGAGGCGACGGACGGGCAGGAGGCGCTGCTGCGCGTGGCCGAGGCCCCGCCCGACCTGATCCTGCTGGACTGGATGCTGCCGGCGATCTCCGGCCTCGAGGTCTGCCGCCAGCTGCGCCGGAAGGCGCCGACGCGGGACCTGCCGATCATCATGGTGACGGCCCGCACCGAGGACCAGGACGCCGTGCGCGCCCTGGACATGGGTGCCGACGACTATATCGCCAAGCCCTTCGTGATGGACGCGCTGATGGCGCGGATCCGGGCGCTGCTGCGGCGTTCCGCCGGGGTGGGGGCTAGGGGCGTGCTGGCCTGGCGGGACATCGCCATGGACCAGGACGCGCACCGCGTCACGCGCGCCGGGCGGGCGCTGCATCTGGGGCCGACGGAATACCGGTTGCTGGAATTCTTCCTGCAGCATCCCGGCCGCGTCTTCTCGCGGGAGCAGCTTCTGGACGGTGTCTGGGGCCGGGACATCCATGTGGAGCCCCGCACCGTGGACGTGCATATCCGCCGCCTGCGGAAGGTCGTGAATGGCGAGGGCGAGCTGGACGTGATCCGCACGGTACGCAGCGCCGGCTACGCGCTGGATGTGGAGCCGCATTGA
- a CDS encoding ABC transporter substrate-binding protein yields the protein MTGWDHDLMRRSSFLLLGASLIATAALPATGQAQQAPLSGSLVLYTSQLEPDAAATVEAFRKRHPGVTVDWIRGGTGQILPRLRAEIAAGSPRADVLLLADSLTFEGLKKEGLLRPSPEVQTGATPAAVHDPDRTFFGTKLMTTGIVMNSRAPFTPKTWADLLRPEARNLTAMPSPAVSGAAVIHIQALVQNAGLGWDYLEKLARSGIQPRGGNGAVMQAVAGGERAFGIVVDYMPIREAAKGAPVRFIFPEDGVSAITEPAAILKNSRNPQAAAAFISFLLSKEGQELASSQGFLPADPNVAPPPGFPDPKSVKLLPLDNARAAAEADETLRRFNQLVGQ from the coding sequence ATGACAGGCTGGGATCACGACCTCATGCGCCGCTCCAGTTTCCTGCTCCTGGGTGCCTCCCTCATCGCCACGGCCGCGCTGCCGGCCACGGGACAAGCCCAGCAGGCACCGCTCTCCGGTAGCCTGGTGCTCTACACCAGCCAGCTCGAGCCCGACGCGGCGGCGACCGTGGAGGCCTTCCGCAAGCGCCACCCGGGCGTGACGGTGGACTGGATCCGCGGCGGCACTGGCCAGATCCTGCCCCGCCTGCGGGCCGAGATCGCCGCCGGCAGCCCGCGCGCTGATGTCCTATTGCTGGCAGACAGCCTGACCTTCGAGGGGCTGAAGAAGGAAGGCCTGCTGCGGCCAAGCCCGGAGGTGCAGACCGGCGCCACCCCCGCCGCCGTGCACGACCCCGACCGCACCTTTTTCGGCACCAAGCTGATGACCACGGGCATCGTGATGAATAGTCGCGCGCCCTTCACGCCGAAGACCTGGGCGGACCTGCTGCGGCCCGAGGCGCGCAACCTGACGGCCATGCCCTCCCCCGCCGTCTCCGGGGCCGCCGTCATCCATATCCAGGCGCTGGTGCAGAATGCCGGGCTGGGCTGGGACTATCTGGAGAAGCTGGCCAGGTCTGGCATCCAGCCGCGCGGTGGCAATGGCGCCGTCATGCAGGCCGTGGCGGGGGGCGAGCGCGCCTTCGGCATCGTCGTGGACTACATGCCGATCCGCGAGGCCGCGAAGGGCGCGCCCGTGCGCTTCATCTTTCCCGAGGATGGCGTCTCCGCCATCACGGAACCCGCGGCCATCCTGAAGAACAGCCGCAACCCGCAGGCCGCCGCCGCTTTCATCTCGTTCCTGCTGTCGAAGGAAGGTCAGGAATTGGCGTCCAGCCAGGGCTTCCTGCCCGCCGACCCGAATGTGGCGCCGCCCCCCGGCTTCCCGGACCCGAAGAGCGTGAAGCTGCTCCCGCTCGATAATGCACGCGCGGCGGCGGAGGCGGATGAGACGCTGCGCCGCTTCAACCAGCTTGTCGGACAGTAG